The genomic segment GAATTATTGAGTATAATGGTTAAGGAAGGATAGTATTTTCAATGTTAATTCACATAATAAACAATGTTAAAACACAGAGGGAGAAATTATTATGACGTCTTTTGAGGATATGGAGCGTACTGCTCGGGAAGCGATAGCGAGGATCAGCAGCTCGCCGTTATTGTTTGACGCTGATTTCGAAAACGGTTCTCTGGACCGTGTTGTCCGCCTGGGCATGGATTGGTATCACATCATACTGAGGCAGGATACGTGGTACCGTTTCTTTTTCAGAATTAAGGGATGCCGGGATCGCGAGGTCATTTTTGAATTCACATGCCGCAATATCAATAATTCCAATTATGATGAAGGAAAGGGACGGTGGATTAAGTCAGGAGATATTGTCAAACCCCTATTCAGCTATGACCGTAAACGTTGGCAACCGGTAGACCACATCGAGAAACACTTTCAGGATCCAGGTAAGTACAGATTCAGCCACAGGTTCACCGAGGATGAAGCATACGTGAGTTACCACCATCCATACACCTACAGCGATATGCTGGACTGGCTTAAACTTTTTAAAAACGAACCTCGTGTAACAATCGGCACTCTTGGCACAACCCGAAACGGGTTCCCTCAACCGGTCCTGAGCATTACGGACGCC from the Elusimicrobiota bacterium genome contains:
- a CDS encoding M14-type cytosolic carboxypeptidase, with the translated sequence MTSFEDMERTAREAIARISSSPLLFDADFENGSLDRVVRLGMDWYHIILRQDTWYRFFFRIKGCRDREVIFEFTCRNINNSNYDEGKGRWIKSGDIVKPLFSYDRKRWQPVDHIEKHFQDPGKYRFSHRFTEDEAYVSYHHPYTYSDMLDWLKLFKNEPRVTIGTLGTTRNGFPQPVLSITDAPSAGDMVVLIAREDADEITGSWGIEGVVRALLAPESRDLLKRYTFKIVPMVGIDGVVAGAHHSAGYG